One genomic segment of Novisyntrophococcus fermenticellae includes these proteins:
- a CDS encoding polyprenyl synthetase family protein → MNFKEELKQKTEMAESVVMKFLPKEEGFARGLAEAVNYSMKSGGKRLRPLFMYESYRMCGGCHEVIEPFMAAIEMIHTHSLIHDDLPAIDGDLYRRGKKTTHAVFGEAMGVLSGDALLNLAYETAIRALFYPGDIQKIAGALKILADKTGILGMLGGQSVDVTNEKDEVWQIKKDMLDYIYLNKTAALIEAALMAGAVLAGASEREVSCMEEIGRKTGLAFQIQDDILDVTSTVEVLGKPVLSDEKNHKTTYVTLLGVESARREVERLTFEAINLLDTLPGEKDFLRELISYLAFREM, encoded by the coding sequence GTGAATTTTAAAGAAGAATTAAAACAGAAGACAGAGATGGCTGAATCCGTAGTGATGAAATTTCTTCCGAAGGAAGAAGGCTTTGCCAGAGGATTAGCAGAGGCGGTGAATTACAGCATGAAGTCAGGCGGAAAGAGACTCCGTCCTCTTTTCATGTATGAAAGCTACAGAATGTGTGGGGGCTGTCATGAGGTGATAGAGCCGTTTATGGCGGCTATTGAGATGATACATACCCACTCTCTGATTCATGATGATCTGCCTGCCATCGATGGTGATCTTTACAGAAGAGGAAAGAAGACCACGCATGCGGTCTTTGGAGAGGCGATGGGTGTCTTAAGCGGTGATGCACTGCTGAACCTGGCCTATGAGACTGCAATCAGGGCACTTTTCTATCCCGGTGATATACAAAAGATTGCCGGAGCACTTAAAATTCTGGCGGACAAGACTGGTATTTTGGGGATGCTGGGCGGTCAGAGCGTGGATGTGACCAATGAAAAAGATGAAGTCTGGCAGATTAAAAAGGATATGCTGGACTATATTTATCTGAATAAAACAGCTGCACTGATTGAAGCTGCACTTATGGCAGGAGCTGTGCTGGCCGGGGCGTCTGAAAGAGAAGTTTCCTGTATGGAGGAGATTGGACGAAAAACGGGACTGGCATTCCAGATACAGGATGATATTCTGGATGTTACGAGTACTGTGGAGGTTCTGGGAAAACCAGTTCTCAGTGACGAAAAAAATCACAAGACGACCTATGTGACGTTGCTGGGGGTAGAAAGTGCCAGGCGGGAAGTGGAACGTCTGACTTTTGAAGCTATAAATCTTCTGGACACCTTACCTGGTGAAAAAGACTTCTTAAGAGAACTGATATCATACCTGGCCTTTCGGGAGATGTGA
- the xseB gene encoding exodeoxyribonuclease VII small subunit, protein MSEEKILTLEESFAELDKLVKSLENPEVSLEESFQIYKKGMELLKECNHKIDTVEKKMLQMNKNGDLSEF, encoded by the coding sequence ATGTCAGAAGAAAAGATATTAACGTTGGAGGAGTCTTTCGCTGAACTGGATAAGCTGGTGAAGAGCCTGGAAAATCCGGAGGTCAGCCTGGAGGAATCCTTTCAGATATATAAAAAGGGCATGGAGCTTTTAAAGGAATGCAATCATAAGATTGATACAGTTGAAAAGAAAATGCTCCAGATGAATAAAAATGGTGATCTAAGTGAATTTTAA
- the xseA gene encoding exodeoxyribonuclease VII large subunit yields MSSIFSVGQVNTYIKQMFQQDFMMNRIFVRGEVSNCKYHSSGHIYFSLKDDSGTIACVMFAGNRRGLAFRMKDGDKVVAGGSVNVYERDGRYQLYAKDIKLEGAGILYERFLALKAELEEMGMFASEYKQPIPAYVKRLGVVTAPTGAAIQDIRNISYRRNPYIQIILYPALVQGEGAKESIAAGIEALDRIHPDVIIVGRGGGSIEDLWAFNEEVVARAIFNCSTPVISAVGHETDTTIADFAADLRAPTPSAAAELAVSDIRSILNQMDDYKKHLQYSMQNRILLSRRRMESYETRWRYLSPQNQILEKRQRLLEMDDRLRQRMDRVLMDRKYRLQMYIRQMKGLSPLDKLDRGFSYVQAESGTALTKISQAHIGDQVKIQVSDGEIGARVESITPLNRETTPEQ; encoded by the coding sequence GTGAGCAGTATATTTTCTGTAGGACAGGTAAATACCTATATAAAACAAATGTTTCAGCAGGATTTTATGATGAACCGTATTTTTGTCCGCGGGGAAGTCAGCAACTGCAAGTACCATTCCTCGGGACATATTTATTTTTCCCTGAAGGATGACTCCGGGACGATTGCCTGCGTGATGTTTGCAGGAAACAGAAGAGGCCTTGCTTTCCGGATGAAGGATGGAGATAAAGTCGTGGCCGGCGGCAGTGTCAATGTCTATGAAAGGGACGGGCGTTACCAGCTTTATGCGAAAGATATCAAACTGGAAGGAGCGGGAATTCTGTACGAGCGTTTCCTTGCACTGAAGGCGGAGCTCGAAGAGATGGGAATGTTTGCCTCTGAATACAAACAGCCGATTCCAGCCTACGTAAAAAGGCTTGGTGTGGTGACCGCACCGACCGGGGCGGCGATTCAGGACATACGCAACATTTCCTATCGGAGAAATCCCTATATTCAGATTATCCTGTATCCGGCTTTGGTGCAGGGAGAGGGTGCAAAGGAAAGCATAGCGGCCGGCATCGAAGCACTGGACCGGATACATCCGGATGTTATTATTGTCGGAAGAGGTGGTGGATCCATCGAAGATTTGTGGGCTTTCAATGAAGAAGTGGTTGCAAGGGCGATATTTAACTGCAGCACTCCGGTGATTTCGGCAGTCGGACACGAGACAGATACGACGATTGCGGATTTCGCTGCTGACTTAAGGGCTCCCACCCCATCGGCAGCAGCCGAGCTGGCCGTATCGGATATCCGCAGTATTCTGAATCAGATGGATGACTATAAAAAGCATTTACAGTATTCGATGCAAAACCGCATTCTGTTAAGCCGGAGAAGGATGGAGAGTTATGAAACCAGGTGGCGGTACTTAAGTCCACAAAATCAGATTCTGGAGAAACGCCAGCGTCTTCTGGAGATGGACGATCGTCTGAGGCAGAGGATGGACCGGGTTTTGATGGATCGAAAATATAGACTGCAGATGTACATCCGTCAGATGAAAGGCCTGTCTCCACTGGACAAGTTAGACCGGGGATTTTCTTATGTGCAGGCCGAGTCAGGAACTGCCCTGACAAAAATCAGTCAGGCCCATATAGGGGATCAGGTGAAGATTCAGGTCAGTGACGGAGAGATAGGCGCCAGAGTAGAAAGCATTACACCACTGAACAGGGAAACCACGCCGGAGCAATAG
- the nusB gene encoding transcription antitermination factor NusB translates to MKRSELRESIFKLLFMDNFNRAEEMPEQLTLYFDTLDREQSGLSEQDQAYMEQKYRHVHEHLDSIDKLLNDTASGWKISRMSKVDLNILRLAVYEMVYDDEIPVRVAINEAVEIAKRFGGDDSASFINGILGSISREQSEK, encoded by the coding sequence ATGAAGAGAAGCGAATTGCGTGAGAGTATTTTTAAGCTCTTATTTATGGATAATTTTAATCGTGCAGAGGAGATGCCTGAACAGCTTACGCTGTATTTTGATACGCTGGACCGGGAACAGTCCGGATTAAGTGAGCAGGATCAGGCATATATGGAGCAAAAATACAGACATGTACATGAACATCTGGATTCCATTGATAAACTGCTGAACGATACGGCATCCGGCTGGAAGATCAGCAGGATGAGTAAGGTGGATTTGAATATCCTGCGTCTTGCGGTATATGAAATGGTCTACGATGACGAGATACCTGTCCGGGTGGCCATTAACGAAGCGGTGGAAATCGCAAAACGTTTTGGAGGAGATGATTCGGCCTCCTTTATCAATGGCATTCTGGGCAGCATTTCCAGGGAGCAAAGTGAAAAGTGA
- a CDS encoding Asp23/Gls24 family envelope stress response protein: MKESVNSKKNTYTIYDDSSIGTVQIADEVVAIIAGLAATEVDGTASMAGNITNELVGKLGMKNLSKGVKVEVIDGVVSVDLTLNIKYGYSIPKTGARVQEKVKAAIENMTGLTVADVNVSIADVDMQHAD, encoded by the coding sequence GTGAAAGAAAGTGTAAATTCAAAAAAGAACACGTATACCATATATGACGACAGCTCCATAGGAACGGTGCAGATTGCGGATGAGGTTGTGGCAATCATCGCCGGGCTCGCAGCTACAGAGGTGGATGGGACGGCATCTATGGCGGGGAATATAACCAATGAACTGGTCGGTAAACTGGGCATGAAGAATCTTTCCAAAGGGGTAAAGGTTGAAGTAATTGATGGAGTGGTCAGCGTGGATCTCACTTTGAATATCAAGTATGGTTACAGTATTCCGAAAACCGGTGCCCGGGTACAGGAAAAAGTAAAGGCTGCAATTGAGAACATGACCGGTCTTACGGTTGCTGATGTCAATGTCAGCATCGCTGATGTCGATATGCAGCATGCAGATTAG
- a CDS encoding peptide chain release factor 3 translates to MADYTKEIEKRRTFAIISHPDAGKTTLTEKFLLYGGAINMAGSVKGKATARHAVSDWMEIEKERGISVTSSVLQFNYDGYCINILDTPGHQDFSEDTYRTLMAADSAVMVIDASKGVEAQTRKLFKVCVMRHIPIFTFINKMDRDAGDTFELLDEIEKELGIATCPVNWPIGSGKKFRGVYDRDTKKILTFSDTQKGTKEGMEEEIDVEDPHLLDVADQEQVDTLLEEIELLDGASAEFDQEKVNKGELSPVFFGSALTNFGVETFLEHFLQMTMPPLPRVAAGEEIDPVKEDFSAFVFKIQANMNKAHRDRIAFMRICSGRFEAGMDVYHVQGEKKMRLSQPQQMMADDRHIVEEAYAGDIIGVFDPGIFSIGDTVCTVGKKFSYEGIPTFAPEHFARVTQLDSMKRKQFVKGINQIAQEGAIQIFQESKGGMEEIIVGVVGVLQFDVLKYRLLNEYNVEIRLETLPYEHIRWIANKDSVDIDKIIGTSDMKKVMDLKGNPLLLFVNSWSVGMTLDRNEGLELAEFSKN, encoded by the coding sequence GTGGCTGATTATACAAAGGAAATTGAAAAACGCAGGACATTTGCCATTATCTCTCACCCGGATGCCGGTAAAACTACATTGACGGAAAAATTTCTGCTCTATGGCGGAGCCATTAACATGGCAGGTTCGGTAAAAGGAAAGGCAACTGCAAGACATGCAGTATCAGACTGGATGGAAATTGAAAAGGAGAGGGGTATCTCTGTAACTTCTTCGGTGCTTCAATTTAATTACGATGGATATTGCATCAATATATTGGATACACCGGGACACCAGGACTTTTCCGAGGACACGTACCGTACGCTGATGGCCGCTGATTCTGCGGTGATGGTAATTGATGCTTCAAAGGGGGTTGAGGCCCAGACCAGAAAGCTGTTCAAGGTATGTGTGATGAGACATATTCCGATTTTTACATTTATCAATAAGATGGACCGGGATGCCGGCGATACCTTCGAGCTGCTGGACGAGATTGAAAAGGAACTTGGAATTGCAACCTGTCCGGTCAACTGGCCCATTGGATCCGGAAAGAAATTCAGAGGGGTCTATGACAGAGATACAAAAAAGATATTGACCTTTTCAGATACCCAGAAGGGTACCAAAGAGGGCATGGAAGAGGAAATTGATGTGGAAGACCCACATCTTCTGGATGTGGCAGATCAGGAGCAGGTGGATACCTTGCTGGAAGAAATCGAATTACTGGATGGTGCAAGCGCGGAATTTGACCAGGAAAAGGTTAACAAGGGAGAGCTGTCCCCGGTGTTTTTTGGATCAGCGTTGACTAATTTTGGTGTGGAGACCTTTCTGGAGCATTTCCTTCAGATGACGATGCCGCCCCTTCCAAGAGTTGCTGCCGGCGAAGAGATAGATCCTGTAAAAGAAGACTTTTCGGCGTTCGTATTTAAAATACAGGCAAATATGAACAAGGCACATAGGGACAGAATCGCATTTATGAGAATCTGCTCCGGCAGATTTGAAGCAGGTATGGACGTATATCATGTGCAGGGAGAGAAGAAGATGCGCCTTTCCCAACCCCAGCAGATGATGGCGGATGATCGCCATATTGTGGAGGAAGCCTATGCGGGAGATATCATCGGAGTATTTGATCCGGGAATCTTTTCCATCGGGGATACGGTCTGCACTGTGGGAAAGAAGTTTTCCTACGAAGGGATTCCGACCTTTGCGCCGGAGCATTTTGCCAGGGTGACACAACTGGATTCCATGAAAAGAAAGCAGTTTGTAAAGGGAATTAATCAGATCGCTCAGGAAGGTGCAATTCAGATATTCCAGGAATCAAAGGGAGGTATGGAGGAAATTATTGTAGGCGTTGTGGGAGTCCTGCAGTTTGATGTTCTGAAATACAGACTTTTGAACGAATATAATGTGGAAATACGTCTGGAAACACTGCCGTATGAACACATTCGGTGGATAGCTAACAAGGACAGCGTGGATATTGATAAGATCATCGGAACATCTGATATGAAAAAAGTCATGGATTTAAAAGGAAATCCGCTGCTTCTGTTTGTTAATTCCTGGAGCGTTGGCATGACGCTGGATCGGAATGAGGGATTGGAATTAGCCGAATTCAGTAAAAATTAG
- a CDS encoding SpoIIIAH-like family protein, translating to MKKKLFKKNQIIITALAVMIAVAGYINYADKNLNSKVKNTTAQTDEKTVDNDTVLKDIESLDTDITDVTTDAGTADAAGTEANTDQNAAADTPGEAVLTGAGTYLAQARLDREQTRSQNKETLLSIINNTDLTETERQSAIQSMVEMTDTVEKEEAAELLLEAKGFEGAVVNMTGETVDVVVPQNELGDDQRAQIEDIVKRKTGSQAENIVITPID from the coding sequence TTGAAGAAAAAACTCTTTAAGAAAAATCAGATCATAATTACAGCATTGGCGGTTATGATTGCAGTAGCCGGGTATATTAACTATGCGGATAAAAATCTTAACTCCAAAGTAAAAAACACAACTGCGCAGACGGATGAAAAAACAGTGGACAATGACACCGTACTAAAAGATATCGAAAGCCTGGATACGGATATTACGGATGTAACCACAGATGCGGGTACGGCTGATGCGGCGGGAACAGAGGCGAATACGGATCAGAATGCTGCAGCAGATACCCCGGGTGAAGCAGTTCTGACCGGAGCCGGCACATATCTGGCACAGGCAAGACTTGACAGAGAACAGACACGCTCTCAGAATAAAGAGACACTGCTTTCTATCATCAACAATACGGATTTAACAGAAACAGAGCGGCAGAGTGCGATTCAGAGTATGGTGGAAATGACGGATACAGTAGAAAAGGAAGAGGCTGCAGAACTTTTACTGGAGGCAAAAGGATTTGAAGGCGCAGTTGTTAACATGACTGGTGAGACCGTAGATGTGGTGGTTCCCCAAAACGAGCTGGGCGATGACCAACGTGCACAGATTGAAGATATCGTTAAGCGGAAGACAGGCAGCCAGGCTGAAAATATTGTGATTACACCGATTGACTAG
- a CDS encoding stage III sporulation protein AG, protein MKEKLKAYLKSMKREQIVVYVLLLILLVVIALPVKKKEDTAGQKEEVEQQKRKSGETGNSEVEVMEQQLESALSKVEGVGQVQVVITLESTNKKVVEKDRPSSESTQNQTEGNQKSSSSSSGSTEESTVYEKDSNGGETPYVISEAYPEVRGVLVIAQGGDNPVVIQQISEGIMALFRVDAHKIKVMKMK, encoded by the coding sequence ATGAAAGAGAAATTGAAGGCTTACCTGAAAAGCATGAAGCGGGAGCAGATTGTGGTATACGTGTTGCTGTTAATCTTACTTGTGGTGATTGCTCTTCCCGTAAAGAAAAAAGAAGATACGGCTGGTCAGAAAGAAGAGGTGGAACAGCAGAAGCGGAAGAGTGGTGAGACCGGAAATTCCGAGGTGGAGGTGATGGAGCAGCAGCTGGAGAGTGCTCTTTCTAAGGTTGAAGGCGTTGGACAGGTACAGGTGGTGATCACATTGGAATCTACGAATAAAAAGGTTGTGGAGAAGGACCGCCCTTCTTCGGAAAGTACCCAGAACCAGACGGAAGGGAATCAAAAAAGTTCCAGTTCTTCTTCGGGAAGCACCGAAGAAAGTACCGTCTATGAAAAGGACAGCAACGGTGGTGAGACCCCCTATGTAATTTCTGAAGCTTATCCGGAAGTGCGCGGAGTGCTTGTCATTGCCCAGGGTGGTGACAATCCTGTTGTAATACAGCAGATTTCTGAAGGTATCATGGCATTATTTCGGGTAGACGCCCATAAAATTAAAGTAATGAAAATGAAATAA
- a CDS encoding stage III sporulation protein AF: MTEAIYDWMRNLAFFFLFMTAILNCLPDNQYRKYVQYFLGLLLLLVLLRPLLSVLNLDEIINEKLDLATLELELKNSKDSALSVEGVQEGFLNRAYEEELESQIKMMLEGKEIEVQQVTVSLTRGESLAVDRISLEVSNPEQAMYQRDEAKIVQDFQNKLDGVKTELSQVYQVDESHIDISR, encoded by the coding sequence ATGACGGAAGCAATTTACGATTGGATGCGGAATCTGGCCTTCTTTTTTCTGTTTATGACGGCCATCTTAAATTGTCTGCCGGACAATCAGTATAGAAAATATGTGCAGTATTTTCTGGGGCTGCTTTTGCTGCTTGTGCTTTTAAGGCCGCTTCTGAGTGTTCTCAATCTGGATGAGATCATAAATGAAAAACTGGATTTGGCAACCCTGGAATTGGAGTTGAAGAACAGCAAAGATTCTGCATTATCAGTAGAAGGAGTACAGGAGGGATTTTTGAACCGGGCATATGAAGAGGAACTGGAGTCTCAGATTAAAATGATGCTGGAGGGAAAAGAGATAGAGGTGCAGCAGGTGACGGTTTCCCTGACCCGGGGTGAGAGTCTGGCTGTGGACAGAATCTCGCTGGAGGTCAGTAATCCTGAACAGGCGATGTATCAGAGAGATGAAGCAAAAATTGTTCAGGATTTTCAAAATAAGCTGGATGGTGTGAAAACTGAATTATCACAGGTCTATCAGGTAGATGAATCTCATATAGATATTAGCAGGTAA
- a CDS encoding stage III sporulation protein AE, which produces MLLTLLICLAAGGKSVRAEGDTKENTEVEVEDSLLDSMDLDSAQKAVDELLGNSSISLTDAIKELTQGEHPFSFENIKKMVQALIEASWGTQKTIWINILILVLAAALFSSFSGILDNGQLGEMSFYLVYLLVFALMLKNFTVLSAELRDTLEGIVAFMQALTPAYFLAVATATGASTASMFYQIVLLVILLVEKVLINLILPGIHVFVLLSFVNQISKEDLMSRMAELLKNIISWTMNTMLGLIVGLQVTRSLISPALDSLKRTAIGKTAGAIPGVGNAINAVTEMVIGSAVLIRNCLGVAAVVVLFLCALRPVLHIGITGITYQFLAAFAQPVSDKRMVGALNSMGEGCGLLFKVLFTTEVLFLLTIAILAGTFGGDSR; this is translated from the coding sequence ATGCTTTTGACATTGCTTATCTGCCTGGCAGCAGGGGGAAAGTCTGTCAGAGCGGAGGGGGATACAAAAGAAAATACAGAGGTTGAGGTAGAGGATTCTCTGCTGGACTCGATGGATCTGGATTCCGCCCAGAAGGCGGTGGACGAGCTTCTGGGTAATTCATCCATTTCATTAACAGATGCGATAAAGGAATTGACACAGGGGGAACACCCTTTTTCTTTTGAAAATATAAAGAAGATGGTACAGGCGCTTATAGAGGCTTCCTGGGGAACCCAGAAAACGATTTGGATCAATATACTGATCCTGGTGCTTGCGGCCGCATTGTTTTCCAGCTTCTCGGGGATCTTGGATAACGGACAGCTGGGGGAGATGAGTTTTTATCTGGTATATCTTCTGGTGTTTGCTCTGATGCTGAAAAATTTTACAGTCTTAAGCGCTGAACTGCGGGATACACTGGAGGGAATTGTTGCTTTTATGCAGGCTCTGACCCCTGCGTATTTCCTGGCCGTAGCTACTGCCACCGGTGCTTCTACAGCATCCATGTTCTATCAGATTGTGCTGCTTGTCATTCTTTTGGTGGAAAAGGTATTAATTAATCTGATTCTGCCAGGTATTCACGTATTCGTATTATTATCCTTTGTAAACCAGATCTCTAAAGAAGATTTGATGTCCAGGATGGCCGAACTGTTAAAAAATATTATCAGCTGGACGATGAATACGATGTTGGGCTTAATCGTTGGACTGCAGGTGACCAGAAGCCTGATTTCTCCTGCGCTGGATTCCCTGAAACGGACCGCAATCGGAAAAACGGCAGGAGCCATTCCGGGGGTGGGCAATGCTATCAATGCAGTAACAGAGATGGTAATCGGGTCGGCAGTGCTGATAAGAAACTGTCTGGGAGTGGCCGCTGTAGTAGTCTTGTTCCTATGTGCACTGAGGCCGGTGCTGCATATTGGAATAACAGGAATCACCTATCAGTTTCTGGCGGCTTTTGCCCAGCCGGTTTCGGATAAACGGATGGTGGGGGCACTTAATTCCATGGGGGAGGGGTGCGGCCTGCTGTTTAAAGTGTTGTTTACAACAGAGGTTTTGTTTTTGCTGACCATTGCAATTTTGGCGGGAACATTTGGGGGGGATTCTAGATGA
- a CDS encoding SpoIIIAC/SpoIIIAD family protein, which produces MDVMKIAVLGIAGLILCLMVKEVRPEYATYISMGTGLCILLLATGKLQYLMEMIRKMEQYVPIDTTYLYTLLKMIGITYVGQFSAGLCKDAGYSSIASQIEIFSKLSILVLSMPILTSLMDSIQGFLT; this is translated from the coding sequence ATGGACGTGATGAAAATTGCGGTACTGGGAATTGCCGGTCTGATCTTGTGCCTGATGGTGAAAGAAGTACGCCCGGAATATGCGACCTATATATCCATGGGAACCGGGCTTTGTATCTTGCTTCTGGCTACGGGAAAGCTGCAGTATTTAATGGAAATGATACGTAAGATGGAGCAATATGTTCCGATTGATACAACCTACCTTTATACGTTGCTCAAAATGATTGGAATTACCTATGTGGGGCAGTTTTCAGCAGGACTGTGCAAGGATGCAGGATATTCTTCCATTGCCAGTCAGATTGAGATTTTCAGCAAACTGTCCATATTGGTACTCAGCATGCCGATATTGACGTCTTTAATGGATTCCATTCAAGGATTTCTTACATGA
- the spoIIIAC gene encoding stage III sporulation protein AC, with protein MEVSIIFKIGAVGILVSVLGQVLKHSGREEQAFLTSLAGLILVLFWLLPYISDLFETIKKLFTL; from the coding sequence GTGGAGGTCAGTATAATCTTTAAAATCGGTGCGGTGGGGATTCTGGTTTCTGTATTGGGACAGGTTTTAAAACATAGCGGACGTGAAGAACAGGCATTTCTCACCAGCCTGGCAGGGCTGATCTTAGTATTGTTCTGGCTGCTTCCCTATATATCCGATTTGTTCGAGACGATAAAGAAGTTATTCACATTGTAG
- a CDS encoding stage III sporulation protein AB codes for MLRGIAIGLMVICCGLLGFTKSKAESGRIKELKALRRMTSLLSGAVSYGAVPLPSAFMSVGAKMEPPYRDFLQQVSQELGNLSGKSFSEVFARNVDTCLLDTYLRREDRENLKRMGGDLGFLDKQMQLQTLQAYQAELDEKISGLKEGLPARMKLYQSLGIMGGLFFAILLV; via the coding sequence ATGTTAAGGGGAATAGCAATCGGACTTATGGTAATTTGCTGTGGCTTGCTGGGATTCACAAAAAGTAAGGCAGAATCAGGCAGAATCAAAGAACTTAAAGCGCTGCGGAGGATGACTTCCCTTCTGTCAGGAGCTGTAAGCTATGGAGCAGTTCCATTGCCGTCCGCATTTATGTCGGTTGGAGCGAAGATGGAGCCTCCTTATCGGGACTTTCTGCAGCAGGTGTCCCAGGAACTTGGGAATCTGTCAGGAAAATCTTTTTCAGAGGTTTTTGCCCGAAATGTGGATACATGTCTGCTGGATACTTACCTGCGCAGAGAAGACCGGGAGAACTTAAAAAGGATGGGGGGAGACCTGGGATTTCTGGATAAGCAGATGCAGCTTCAGACACTGCAGGCCTATCAGGCGGAGCTGGATGAGAAGATTTCCGGATTAAAGGAAGGACTTCCGGCCAGGATGAAGCTATATCAAAGTCTTGGCATTATGGGGGGACTGTTTTTCGCCATACTTTTAGTATAA